Proteins encoded within one genomic window of Kibdelosporangium phytohabitans:
- a CDS encoding AfsR/SARP family transcriptional regulator, translated as MTKTAVKEDFRFSVLGPLTVAAQDGSHVSLRGSLLPALLTELLFHANRCVPTRRLVEVLWGDTPPKSYVSNLHTYVSRLRDRGIPIEQAGGGYRISLDVTDLDLLTFHAEVDAGRHAARAGDYPRAARHLRRALEQWRSPEMCAMDQPHLELEAVRLETERITVIEECVDAELACGKAGELLGELDTLVRQYPLRERFAAQSMRALAAVGRRAEALQVYQATRRALVDQLGIEPGRQLRHVHEMILNG; from the coding sequence GTGACCAAGACAGCGGTCAAGGAGGACTTCAGGTTCAGCGTGCTGGGACCGTTGACCGTGGCGGCACAGGACGGCTCACACGTCTCGCTGCGCGGCAGCCTTCTGCCCGCACTGCTGACGGAATTGCTGTTCCACGCCAACCGCTGCGTACCGACGAGACGGCTCGTGGAAGTGCTGTGGGGCGACACGCCGCCCAAGTCGTACGTGTCGAACCTGCACACGTACGTGTCCCGGCTGCGGGACCGCGGCATCCCGATCGAGCAAGCCGGGGGCGGCTACCGGATCAGCCTCGACGTGACCGACCTCGACCTGCTGACGTTCCACGCCGAGGTCGACGCCGGACGCCACGCGGCCCGCGCGGGCGACTACCCGAGGGCCGCCCGGCATTTGCGGCGTGCGCTCGAACAGTGGCGCAGCCCCGAGATGTGCGCGATGGACCAGCCGCACCTCGAACTGGAGGCGGTGCGGCTGGAAACCGAACGGATCACCGTCATCGAGGAGTGCGTGGACGCCGAACTGGCCTGCGGCAAGGCAGGCGAACTACTCGGCGAACTGGACACCCTGGTGCGCCAGTACCCGCTGCGGGAACGGTTCGCCGCGCAGTCGATGCGGGCGCTCGCGGCTGTGGGCCGCCGGGCCGAGGCGCTGCAGGTCTACCAGGCCACCCGGCGGGCCCTGGTGGACCAGCTCGGCATCGAGCCGGGCCGCCAGCTGCGGCACGTGCACGAGATGATCCTCAACGGCTGA
- a CDS encoding C1 family peptidase — protein sequence MDTISLSGRSAPAGLGWLPDRPDVRDLTHESPEVRALLAESGSPSLRALAGDDAAEPPATADLREWFSPVEDQGDIGSCTANAACGIVEYFQRRSFGKHVEMSRLFLYKVTRQYLGLTGDTGAHLRSAMGALALFGVPPERYWPYDVAQFEADPPAFVFAYAQNFQALTYFRLDPANASGKEVLATVRRHLAAGVPSMFGFTVYNSIRRPAEAGEIPFPAKGESVAGGHAIVAVGYDDDKVIENPIDGKTTTGAFLIRNSWGESWGESGYGWLPYEYVLRGLAEDWWAMTAQEWIATAAFEE from the coding sequence ATGGACACGATCTCGTTATCCGGCAGGTCCGCGCCTGCCGGGCTTGGCTGGCTGCCGGACCGGCCGGACGTGCGCGACCTGACGCACGAGTCCCCGGAGGTCCGCGCGCTGCTCGCGGAATCCGGATCGCCGTCGCTGCGCGCACTGGCCGGTGACGACGCGGCCGAGCCGCCTGCCACCGCCGACCTGCGCGAGTGGTTCTCACCGGTCGAGGACCAGGGCGACATCGGCTCGTGCACCGCGAACGCGGCGTGCGGGATCGTGGAGTACTTCCAACGCCGTTCATTCGGCAAGCACGTGGAGATGTCGCGGCTGTTCCTCTACAAGGTCACCCGCCAGTACCTCGGGCTGACCGGGGACACCGGCGCGCACCTGCGCAGTGCCATGGGGGCGCTCGCGTTGTTCGGCGTGCCGCCGGAGCGGTACTGGCCGTACGACGTCGCCCAGTTCGAGGCGGACCCGCCCGCGTTCGTCTTCGCCTACGCCCAGAACTTCCAGGCGTTGACGTACTTCCGGCTCGACCCGGCCAACGCCTCCGGCAAGGAGGTGCTGGCCACGGTCCGCAGGCACCTGGCCGCCGGGGTGCCGTCGATGTTCGGGTTCACGGTGTACAACAGCATCCGCCGCCCGGCCGAGGCCGGTGAGATCCCGTTCCCCGCGAAGGGCGAGAGTGTCGCGGGCGGGCACGCGATCGTCGCGGTCGGCTACGACGACGACAAGGTGATCGAGAACCCGATCGACGGCAAGACGACCACGGGCGCGTTCCTGATCCGCAACTCGTGGGGCGAGTCGTGGGGTGAGAGCGGGTACGGCTGGCTGCCGTACGAGTACGTGCTCAGGGGCCTCGCCGAGGACTGGTGGGCGATGACCGCGCAGGAGTGGATCGCCACCGCGGCGTTCGAGGAGTGA
- a CDS encoding AAA family ATPase, translating into MLIWINGPFGGGKTQTAFELHRRLAGSVVCDPELVGFGLHRMTPRPLRSDFQDMPSWRQGVLEVLDLVLREHGGPVIAPMTLVDSGYFDEIIGRLRDSGHDVRHFALLATRETVLDRLAGRGLGRFTSREAAMRRESFAVGKVDSCLERLSKPKFGEQVWTDTLSIPQVAEHVATAAGLHLAPNTDSPVRQRVTQVVTQVRHIRATFG; encoded by the coding sequence GTGCTGATCTGGATCAACGGACCCTTCGGCGGTGGCAAGACGCAGACGGCGTTCGAACTGCACCGGCGGCTGGCCGGAAGCGTGGTGTGCGACCCGGAGCTGGTCGGCTTCGGCCTGCACCGGATGACCCCGCGCCCGCTGCGCTCCGACTTCCAGGATATGCCGTCGTGGCGGCAGGGCGTGCTCGAAGTCCTCGACCTGGTGCTCCGCGAGCACGGCGGCCCGGTGATCGCTCCGATGACCCTGGTCGACTCCGGCTACTTCGACGAGATCATCGGGCGGCTGCGCGACAGCGGCCACGACGTGCGGCACTTCGCGCTGCTCGCCACGCGCGAGACGGTCCTCGACCGGCTCGCTGGCCGCGGCCTCGGCCGGTTCACCAGCCGCGAGGCGGCCATGCGGCGCGAGTCCTTCGCCGTGGGGAAGGTCGACAGCTGCCTCGAACGGCTGAGCAAGCCGAAGTTCGGTGAGCAGGTCTGGACCGACACGCTGTCGATCCCGCAGGTCGCCGAGCACGTCGCGACCGCGGCGGGACTGCACCTCGCCCCGAACACCGACAGCCCGGTGCGGCAGCGGGTCACGCAGGTCGTCACGCAGGTCCGGCACATCAGGGCGACGTTCGGCTGA
- a CDS encoding SigE family RNA polymerase sigma factor, translating to MPDGFDQFVAARLDRLLRYATAMTCDRYLAQDIVQEVLLRAQRRWDRIGTMDAPYLYVQRMVTNEYLSWWRRRASRDIASPATTIAAHTPPVGDPAERHAERDAMRARIAQLPRKQRAALVLRYYEDRTDDEIASVLNCSAGTVRSHISRALKTLRTNDRIMEVL from the coding sequence GTGCCGGACGGCTTCGACCAGTTCGTCGCTGCGCGTCTCGACCGGCTGTTGCGCTACGCCACCGCGATGACCTGTGACCGGTACCTGGCCCAGGACATCGTGCAGGAGGTACTGCTGCGCGCGCAGCGGCGCTGGGACCGGATCGGGACGATGGACGCGCCATACCTCTACGTCCAGCGCATGGTGACGAACGAGTACCTCTCCTGGTGGCGCCGCCGGGCATCGAGGGACATCGCGTCACCGGCGACGACCATCGCCGCGCACACGCCACCCGTCGGCGACCCCGCGGAGCGGCACGCCGAACGGGACGCGATGCGCGCCAGGATCGCCCAGCTGCCCCGCAAACAGCGCGCGGCGCTGGTGCTGCGGTACTACGAGGACCGCACTGACGACGAGATCGCCAGCGTCCTCAACTGCTCGGCGGGAACCGTGCGCAGCCACATCTCCCGCGCACTGAAGACGTTGCGAACCAACGACCGGATCATGGAGGTGCTGTGA
- a CDS encoding LCP family protein, translating to MTNDELLIREAIHEEAGQAVDPGTVLSTLHSGRKPRRSRGLAVAVAGVAVAAGIAGVMIPLTASRGDDAGPAAANTADGAQTEQTILVLGLDNYLDEAQRPDAIVLLRVRADGAVRALSVPRDTRTGPDTKLNLAYPQAGGGDRGAQAMVAEVEKITGVRAQHYATVDMAGFPGLSTAVGGVEVCLKNAVKDTYSKADLKAGKQTVSGEQALAFLRQRHGMAGGDLDRIARHQAFLQGLVTKLGTVEPARLASLVDTVKRTVHTDPALDVLGLARRLTGQSGLTAATIPVADHSQTSRAGTVLTVDNAKVKQFTTEFFGTGAAPASGAPTGTDTRTPCVS from the coding sequence ATGACCAACGACGAACTGCTGATCCGCGAGGCGATCCACGAGGAAGCCGGGCAGGCGGTCGATCCCGGCACCGTGCTGTCCACGTTGCACAGCGGGCGCAAACCGCGCCGCAGTCGCGGGCTCGCCGTCGCCGTCGCCGGTGTGGCCGTCGCCGCGGGCATCGCGGGCGTGATGATCCCGCTGACAGCCTCGCGTGGTGACGACGCCGGGCCCGCGGCCGCCAACACGGCCGACGGTGCCCAGACCGAGCAGACCATCCTGGTTCTCGGCCTGGACAACTACCTCGACGAGGCGCAGCGCCCGGATGCGATCGTGCTGCTGCGGGTCCGCGCGGACGGTGCGGTCCGCGCGCTGTCGGTGCCCCGGGACACCCGGACCGGCCCCGACACGAAGCTGAACCTGGCCTACCCCCAGGCCGGAGGCGGCGACAGGGGAGCGCAGGCCATGGTGGCCGAGGTGGAGAAGATCACCGGCGTCCGCGCCCAGCACTACGCGACCGTGGACATGGCCGGGTTCCCCGGGCTGAGCACCGCCGTCGGCGGTGTGGAGGTCTGCCTGAAGAACGCGGTGAAGGACACGTACTCCAAGGCGGATCTCAAGGCGGGCAAGCAGACCGTTTCCGGTGAGCAGGCGCTGGCCTTCCTCCGTCAACGGCACGGTATGGCAGGCGGCGACCTCGACCGGATCGCCCGTCACCAGGCCTTCCTGCAGGGGTTGGTGACCAAGCTCGGCACGGTGGAGCCAGCCCGGCTGGCCTCACTCGTCGACACGGTCAAGCGGACTGTCCACACTGACCCGGCGCTGGACGTCCTCGGCCTCGCCCGCAGGCTGACCGGCCAGTCCGGTCTCACCGCGGCGACGATCCCGGTCGCGGACCACAGCCAGACCTCCCGCGCGGGAACCGTGCTGACGGTCGACAACGCCAAGGTCAAGCAGTTCACCACGGAGTTCTTCGGCACCGGCGCCGCGCCGGCCAGCGGAGCCCCGACTGGCACCGACACCAGGACGCCCTGCGTGTCCTGA
- a CDS encoding LapA family protein, which produces MTTPETPPTDEFPVQHAPTGTTGTPPAGPADDIAAIGTTSSQAVAKVTKGTRTSGTWIAVIVAAIVLVFLLIFILANLTPVTVTFLGMSGELPLGVALLFAAISGALLVALVGAARILQLRRRVRRVAKGS; this is translated from the coding sequence ATGACCACCCCCGAAACCCCGCCGACGGACGAATTCCCCGTCCAGCACGCACCAACCGGCACCACCGGGACACCACCGGCAGGCCCCGCCGACGACATCGCCGCGATCGGGACCACATCCTCGCAGGCCGTCGCGAAAGTGACCAAGGGGACGCGGACCAGCGGAACCTGGATCGCGGTCATCGTCGCCGCGATCGTGCTGGTGTTCCTGCTGATCTTCATCCTGGCCAACCTGACCCCGGTCACCGTGACGTTCCTCGGCATGTCCGGCGAACTGCCGCTCGGCGTGGCCCTGCTGTTCGCCGCGATCAGCGGCGCGCTGCTGGTGGCACTGGTCGGTGCCGCCAGGATCCTGCAGCTGCGCCGCCGCGTCCGCCGCGTGGCCAAAGGGAGCTAG
- a CDS encoding SRPBCC family protein: MVTDTVRRDVAIAAPIERVWAALTEDKHVQEWFGEEAEIDLRPGGAIVFGWTAYGRNHGVVEAVEPPHRFSYWWARPSDTDPAPGNRTLVEFTLSEQDGGTLLRVVESGFSTLTEGKEQAVQDNTQGWQQELDELRAYLEA, translated from the coding sequence ATGGTCACCGACACCGTCCGGCGGGACGTCGCCATCGCCGCGCCGATCGAGCGGGTGTGGGCCGCGCTGACCGAGGACAAGCACGTACAGGAATGGTTCGGCGAGGAGGCCGAGATCGACCTGCGGCCGGGCGGCGCGATCGTGTTCGGCTGGACCGCGTACGGGCGCAACCACGGCGTGGTCGAGGCCGTCGAACCGCCGCACCGGTTCTCCTACTGGTGGGCCCGGCCCAGCGACACCGATCCCGCGCCGGGCAACCGGACGCTCGTCGAGTTCACGTTGTCCGAACAGGACGGCGGCACCCTGCTGCGTGTCGTCGAGAGCGGGTTCAGCACGCTGACCGAGGGCAAGGAGCAGGCAGTCCAGGACAACACGCAAGGATGGCAGCAGGAACTCGACGAGCTGCGCGCGTACCTCGAAGCCTGA
- a CDS encoding ArsR/SmtB family transcription factor, producing the protein MTNGVDEVLAALADPTRRRLLDALADRGEATATTLAEDVPVSRQAIVKHLAVLQQAGLVSSGKQGREVRYHLTSQRLAQTADWMAGLAAEWDRRLAVIKRIAES; encoded by the coding sequence ATGACCAACGGTGTCGACGAGGTGCTGGCCGCGCTGGCGGACCCGACCCGGCGGCGCCTGCTCGACGCGCTCGCCGACCGCGGCGAGGCCACCGCGACGACACTGGCCGAAGACGTTCCCGTCAGCAGGCAGGCGATCGTCAAGCACCTGGCCGTCCTGCAGCAGGCAGGTCTTGTCAGCAGCGGCAAGCAGGGCCGGGAGGTGCGTTACCACCTCACGTCGCAACGGCTGGCGCAGACCGCGGACTGGATGGCGGGCCTGGCCGCCGAATGGGACCGCAGGCTGGCGGTCATCAAGCGGATCGCCGAGTCCTGA
- a CDS encoding MFS transporter, translating to MTTLPAKRSVLRDPTFLRLWLATTSSTVATWALAFVLGLAVLDRTLSAGGLGVVLAARTVGFLVAVPIGGILADRYPRQTVVFWSCALAVVSTPVLAFGGLPLMVCAAAVLGAGQGACRPAFQALTAEVVRASQRQRANAAMTFAVRASTLIAPALTALLATVVSTSGLLLGTCALWLIAALVPPRGADQAKRERDKPHREFLEGLQEARRHPWFLAGLAALSTVTAFGQSAISVALPLVSRDRYGTEAVLAAGVTAYSVGALIGALIIARWRPRNQGWAALAGLALFGFAPLSMLMPVHPVVIVAAFVAVGIGIELFNVPWFTATQREVEPGKLARVSSLDFLFSYGLAPIGLAVIAPAIGAFGLSAVLAVCAVVCFLAPAAAALVPSSRHLSVVRTRRSA from the coding sequence ATGACCACGCTACCGGCGAAGCGTTCCGTCCTCCGGGATCCCACGTTCCTCAGACTGTGGCTGGCCACGACGTCGTCGACGGTGGCGACGTGGGCGTTGGCGTTCGTGCTCGGTCTCGCCGTGCTCGACCGGACGCTGTCCGCGGGTGGCCTCGGTGTCGTCCTCGCGGCGAGGACGGTCGGATTCCTCGTAGCCGTGCCAATTGGCGGGATTCTCGCCGACAGGTATCCGCGTCAGACCGTTGTGTTCTGGTCCTGTGCGCTGGCCGTCGTGAGCACGCCGGTGCTCGCGTTCGGCGGGCTGCCGTTGATGGTCTGCGCGGCTGCGGTGCTGGGTGCCGGGCAGGGTGCGTGCCGCCCGGCGTTCCAGGCGCTGACGGCCGAGGTCGTGCGCGCTTCCCAACGGCAGCGGGCGAATGCCGCGATGACGTTCGCCGTCCGTGCGTCCACTCTCATCGCGCCCGCGCTGACGGCGTTGCTGGCGACCGTTGTCAGCACGTCCGGTCTGTTGCTCGGAACGTGCGCGTTGTGGCTGATCGCCGCGCTCGTCCCGCCTCGCGGGGCTGATCAGGCCAAGCGGGAACGGGACAAGCCGCATCGGGAATTCCTTGAGGGACTGCAAGAAGCGCGCAGGCACCCGTGGTTCCTCGCCGGGCTGGCGGCGTTGAGCACGGTCACCGCCTTCGGGCAGTCGGCGATCTCGGTCGCGTTGCCGCTGGTGAGCCGTGACCGTTACGGCACGGAGGCGGTGCTGGCCGCCGGAGTCACGGCGTACTCGGTCGGTGCGTTGATCGGTGCGTTGATCATCGCCCGGTGGCGGCCACGCAACCAGGGCTGGGCGGCGCTCGCCGGGCTCGCGCTGTTCGGGTTCGCGCCGCTGAGCATGCTCATGCCCGTGCACCCGGTCGTGATCGTGGCCGCGTTCGTCGCGGTGGGGATCGGCATCGAGCTGTTCAACGTGCCCTGGTTCACCGCGACACAACGGGAAGTCGAGCCGGGCAAGCTGGCTCGCGTGTCCTCATTGGACTTCTTGTTCTCCTACGGCCTCGCGCCCATCGGCCTCGCCGTGATCGCGCCCGCGATCGGCGCGTTCGGCTTGAGCGCCGTGCTCGCCGTGTGCGCGGTGGTGTGTTTCCTCGCCCCGGCCGCCGCGGCTCTCGTGCCCAGCTCGCGGCACCTGTCGGTGGTCAGGACTCGGCGATCCGCTTGA
- a CDS encoding GNAT family N-acetyltransferase, with the protein MSLTIRALLPGEEPLFDSLPDPGLVGFAAFGGTYSGMRAYRPEWTWIAQRDGVVVARAAWWGGPDDTEPRVLDWFDFTDADAAVQLLRQSPLHTEYSLRLPPAWREDEKIHHEARIRIVAAETAGYEHLVDRYRYRWTPECGLPPRPGRLEHRPVSGEREIFEAFKLIHQGTLDAHARLAIERGGVDAATQEEVDFLNWMPSPREWWRLAYTPSGQLAGISIPGRNHSDPIVGFIGVTPAHRGNGYGYDLLVECTHILVENGVDHVVGATDQPNFPMHKAFTKAGYPVVEHRTDLVWTGVPRDAPGA; encoded by the coding sequence ATGTCGTTGACCATCCGGGCGCTGCTGCCCGGTGAGGAACCCCTTTTCGACTCGTTGCCCGACCCCGGCCTGGTCGGGTTCGCCGCCTTCGGCGGGACCTACTCCGGGATGCGGGCCTACCGTCCCGAGTGGACGTGGATCGCCCAGCGGGACGGTGTCGTCGTCGCCCGTGCCGCGTGGTGGGGCGGTCCGGACGACACCGAACCGCGAGTGCTGGACTGGTTCGACTTCACCGACGCGGACGCCGCCGTCCAGCTGCTGCGCCAGTCCCCGCTGCACACCGAGTACTCGCTGAGGCTCCCGCCGGCCTGGCGCGAGGACGAGAAGATCCACCACGAGGCCCGGATCCGGATCGTGGCCGCCGAAACCGCCGGGTACGAGCACCTGGTCGACCGTTACCGCTACCGCTGGACGCCCGAGTGCGGCCTGCCGCCACGGCCGGGCAGGCTCGAACACCGCCCGGTTTCCGGCGAACGCGAGATCTTCGAGGCGTTCAAGCTGATCCACCAGGGCACTCTCGACGCACACGCCCGGCTGGCCATCGAGCGAGGCGGCGTCGACGCGGCCACGCAGGAGGAAGTCGACTTCCTGAACTGGATGCCGAGCCCGCGGGAGTGGTGGCGGCTGGCGTACACGCCGTCCGGGCAGCTGGCGGGCATCTCGATCCCCGGCCGCAACCACTCCGACCCGATCGTGGGCTTCATCGGAGTCACGCCCGCGCACCGAGGCAACGGATACGGCTACGACCTTTTGGTCGAGTGCACGCACATTCTCGTCGAGAACGGGGTGGACCACGTCGTCGGCGCCACCGACCAGCCCAACTTCCCGATGCACAAGGCGTTCACCAAGGCCGGCTACCCGGTCGTCGAACACCGGACCGACTTGGTGTGGACCGGAGTTCCACGTGATGCGCCAGGCGCGTGA
- a CDS encoding sensor histidine kinase, which yields MNSIVPVTPPRDSTLRKARALTLGSLAVTVLTSLIMPGIGVLREPRPLWVVLGVVGTVAFAATQAGALYATVTPWLSETARRRLLIAFGVVSVCTLVLLAPVGGPRWETWAWVGGSIAGSLPMLKLGRVPAVGVAAAVFTAAVVLADRPLTALVIAVSVASAVVAMSVVHLWFWDMLLDARKGRAAQARLAATEERLRFARDVHDVLGHDLSVIALKAELAARLAPGDSAASAREAAEVQQLATKALANMREAVHGYRAVDLAEQLTAIAEVLHSSGVRCTVTRPDGDLAQGTAAVFAAVLREASTNVLRHSQATWCTIDVTREGTEVRMTVSNDGARDAGPDRHSGGLTGLADRLAEAGGRLRTSRDDGVFTVDAVVRA from the coding sequence GTGAATAGCATCGTGCCGGTGACGCCGCCCCGGGATTCGACTCTGCGCAAGGCCAGGGCGCTGACGCTCGGGTCGCTGGCGGTGACCGTCCTGACCAGCTTGATCATGCCGGGTATCGGAGTGCTGCGGGAGCCGCGTCCGCTGTGGGTCGTGCTCGGTGTTGTCGGCACGGTCGCGTTCGCCGCGACCCAGGCGGGCGCGCTCTACGCCACTGTCACGCCGTGGCTGTCGGAGACGGCCAGGCGGCGGTTGCTGATCGCGTTCGGGGTTGTCTCGGTGTGCACGCTCGTCCTGCTCGCGCCGGTGGGTGGGCCGCGGTGGGAGACGTGGGCGTGGGTCGGTGGCTCGATCGCGGGGTCCCTGCCCATGCTGAAGCTGGGACGGGTTCCGGCGGTCGGTGTGGCTGCCGCCGTCTTCACGGCCGCGGTGGTCCTGGCCGACAGGCCGCTGACGGCGTTGGTGATCGCGGTGAGTGTGGCGTCGGCGGTTGTCGCCATGAGTGTCGTGCATCTGTGGTTCTGGGACATGTTGCTGGACGCGCGCAAAGGGCGTGCGGCGCAGGCGCGGCTGGCGGCCACCGAGGAACGGCTGCGGTTCGCCCGTGACGTCCACGACGTCCTCGGGCATGACCTTTCCGTGATCGCGTTGAAAGCCGAACTGGCCGCGCGGCTGGCTCCGGGCGACTCGGCTGCGTCCGCGCGTGAGGCCGCCGAGGTGCAGCAGCTGGCGACCAAGGCGTTGGCGAACATGCGTGAGGCGGTCCACGGCTACCGAGCCGTCGATCTCGCCGAGCAGCTCACCGCGATCGCGGAGGTGCTGCACTCGTCAGGGGTGCGTTGCACGGTCACGCGGCCGGACGGTGATCTCGCTCAGGGCACAGCCGCTGTGTTCGCTGCGGTGCTGCGTGAGGCGAGCACCAATGTGCTGCGTCACAGTCAGGCCACGTGGTGCACGATCGACGTCACACGAGAGGGCACGGAGGTGCGGATGACGGTGTCGAACGACGGTGCGCGGGACGCCGGCCCCGACCGGCACAGCGGCGGTCTGACCGGGCTCGCCGATCGGCTGGCGGAGGCCGGTGGGCGGCTGCGGACTTCCCGTGACGACGGCGTGTTCACGGTGGACGCCGTGGTCCGCGCGTGA
- a CDS encoding response regulator transcription factor translates to MIRVLLADDEELIRTALAALLSLEPDLEVVAHAADGRAAIDAAVAHRPDVAVVDMEMPVLDGLAVTAELTKAVPGCAVVVLTGHGRPQHLKQALSAGAKGFVRKGSPGGTLADVIRRVHGGDRYVDPSLAADALTAPECPLTPRELEVLRLAEFDTPVAVIARQTHLSNGTVRNYIAAVIGKLGVPTRAEAVRKAREHGWL, encoded by the coding sequence GTGATCCGGGTCCTGCTCGCCGACGACGAGGAGCTGATCCGCACGGCGTTGGCCGCGTTGCTCAGCCTGGAGCCGGACCTCGAAGTGGTCGCGCACGCAGCGGACGGCCGTGCGGCGATCGACGCGGCTGTGGCCCACCGGCCGGATGTCGCCGTGGTCGACATGGAGATGCCTGTCCTCGACGGGCTCGCGGTCACCGCCGAGCTGACCAAGGCCGTGCCGGGCTGCGCGGTGGTCGTGCTGACCGGCCACGGCCGGCCGCAGCACCTCAAGCAGGCGCTGTCGGCCGGGGCGAAGGGGTTCGTCCGCAAGGGTTCACCCGGCGGGACGCTGGCGGACGTGATCCGGCGGGTGCACGGCGGTGATCGCTACGTCGACCCGTCGCTGGCCGCGGACGCGCTCACCGCCCCGGAGTGCCCGCTGACGCCGCGGGAGCTGGAAGTCCTGCGACTCGCCGAGTTCGACACGCCGGTGGCTGTGATCGCCAGGCAAACCCACCTGTCCAACGGAACCGTGCGCAACTACATCGCGGCGGTGATCGGCAAGCTGGGGGTGCCGACCCGCGCCGAGGCGGTGCGCAAGGCACGGGAGCACGGCTGGCTCTGA
- a CDS encoding PLP-dependent cysteine synthase family protein: protein MNTAFSAPSATSVPARLLTTAPSCHSPATAVGNTPVLWIGDENRGYWAKLEGHNPGGMKDRPALHMVANAIHRGELEPGAMIVESTSGTLGLGLALAATVHRHPVTLVTDPGMEPIVRRLLTAYGATVELVPTPHPTGGWQQARRDRVGKVMRDNPGSWCPDQYNNPDNVTAYASLAMELVAQLGRVDVLVCSVGTGGHSAGIARVLRQFSPRMRLVGVDTIGSTIFGQPASTRLMRGLGSGIHPSNVDYAAFDEVHWVAPGEAVWMCRELASTHHASGGWSVGAVALVSRWLARTNEPDTRIAAVFPDGPHRYFDTVYNDEFCQEHGLLDSPPGSAPDTVGSPHERVVTRWTRCGHVVDPLGETR from the coding sequence ATGAACACTGCATTTTCCGCGCCATCCGCCACGTCCGTGCCCGCGCGGCTGCTGACGACGGCGCCGAGCTGCCACTCCCCCGCGACGGCCGTCGGCAACACACCGGTGCTGTGGATCGGTGACGAGAACCGCGGCTACTGGGCCAAGCTCGAAGGCCACAACCCCGGCGGGATGAAGGACCGGCCCGCGTTGCACATGGTCGCCAACGCCATCCACCGCGGCGAACTCGAACCAGGCGCCATGATCGTCGAGTCCACCAGCGGCACGCTGGGTCTCGGCCTCGCGCTGGCCGCGACCGTCCACCGGCACCCGGTCACGCTCGTGACCGACCCTGGCATGGAACCCATCGTGCGCAGGCTGCTGACCGCGTACGGCGCCACGGTCGAACTCGTCCCCACCCCGCACCCCACCGGCGGCTGGCAACAGGCCCGCCGGGACCGCGTCGGCAAAGTGATGCGGGACAACCCGGGCTCGTGGTGTCCCGACCAGTACAACAACCCGGACAACGTGACCGCGTACGCCTCGCTGGCCATGGAACTCGTCGCCCAGCTCGGCCGGGTCGACGTGCTCGTCTGCTCAGTCGGCACGGGCGGTCACTCGGCCGGGATCGCCCGTGTGCTGCGGCAGTTCTCGCCGCGGATGCGGCTGGTCGGCGTGGACACCATCGGTTCGACGATCTTCGGTCAGCCCGCGAGCACACGGCTGATGCGCGGCCTGGGTTCCGGCATCCATCCGAGCAACGTGGACTACGCCGCGTTCGACGAGGTCCATTGGGTCGCACCGGGCGAGGCCGTGTGGATGTGCCGTGAACTCGCGTCGACACACCACGCGAGCGGCGGGTGGAGCGTCGGTGCGGTCGCGCTCGTGTCCCGTTGGCTGGCAAGGACGAACGAGCCTGACACGAGGATCGCGGCTGTCTTCCCCGACGGCCCGCACCGGTACTTCGACACGGTCTACAACGACGAGTTCTGCCAGGAACACGGTTTGCTCGACAGCCCGCCTGGAAGCGCTCCCGACACCGTCGGCAGCCCGCACGAGCGCGTGGTCACCCGGTGGACTCGGTGCGGGCACGTGGTGGATCCGCTGGGAGAAACCAGGTGA